A segment of the Acidobacteriota bacterium genome:
TCGGCGAGGCTCAGGACGCCGTCGCCGGTCGTCGCGGCGCGCGCGAGCCTCTGGGGGGCGGGCGACTCGCGGAAGAGCGCAAGCTGCCGCGCGACTTCCGCCTCGGTCAGCCCGTGAGACGCGATCGCCGCGCGGTCGGCGGCCGAGAGCGCTTCCATCGCGCTCAGGATAACCTTGACGCATGGACGTACCAGCGCAGTTCGCGGCCCACCCCTGGCACGGCGTGGACCCCGGCCCGGAGTTCCCGGCCGTCTTCACGGCGTTCATCGAAATCGTCCCGACGGACACCGTCAAGTACGAGCTCGACAAGGCGACCGGCATCCTGAAGGTGGACAGGCCCCAGCTCTTCTCGAACGTGTGCCCGACGCTCTACGGGCTCGTCCCGCGTACGTTCTGCGGGACGCGCGTCGCGAAGGTCTGCGAGGAGAAGACCGGCCGCACGGGGCTCAAGGGCGACGGCGATCCGATGGACGTCTGCGTCCTCACGGAGAAGCCCATCACGCACGCGCAGATCCTCGTGCCCGCCGTCCCGATCGGCGGCTTCAGGATGCTCGACAACGACGAGGTGGACGACAAGATCCTCGCCGTTCTCAAGGGCGACGCCGTCTACGGCGCGCTCGCGGACGTCACCGAGATGCCGAAGTCGCTCGTGGACCGGCTCCGCCACTACTTCCTCACGTACAAGCAGAAACCCGGCGAGCCGGCCCAGTCCGTCGAGATCACGCACGTCTACGGGCGCGACGAGGCCCTCGCCGTCCTTGCGGCGAGCCGCGACGACTACCGGGCGCGCTTCGGCTGAGCGAGGCGATCCTTCAGCCCTGCGCCGCCTTCCAGGAGGCGTAGTACGTGGCCGCCTCGTCCTCGAAGCCGCCGTGCGTCGGCTGCCAGCCGAGGCGCGCGACGGCCTTGCGCGAGTCGACGTGCTGGTCGAACGCGAGCGCGGTCGCGAAGTCGCCCATCGTCTTCTGCGCCTCCGCGAGCGGGATCCAGCGGATCTCGCCTCCGAACCCGGCGGCGCGCGCCGCGGCGAGGACGAGCCGGCGGACCGGCGCGCGCGAGCGGTCCGTCACGTTGAAGACCTCGCCCGCGAGCCCGCTCTCGATCGCGCGGACGTACGCGTCCGCGACGTCGTCCGCGTGGACGGTCGCCCAGCGGTTCGAGCCGTCGCCCACGACCTCGAGGTTGCCGGCCGCCGCGCCCGCGAACCACGAGGCCGTCATGCTGCCGCCGTAGCCGTAGACGCAGCCGGGCCGGAACACGAGCCCCTTCACGCCGTGCGTCGTGAGAACGGCCTTCTCGGTTTCGAGGCGCGGAAGAGTCATCGGGAGCGGCGCGAGCGGCGACGTCTCGTCGACGAGCGTGTCGCCCGTAGGCCCGTAGACCCAGACGCCGCTCGTGTAGACCACCGTCTTGACGCCCGCCCCCCGCCCGGCGAGGGACAGGAGCGAATGCACGGCCGCCCGGTCGAGGGCCATCGTGTCCGTCGTGTAGTCGGCGGCGACGTGGATCAGCGTCGAGCAGTCCTCGGCGCCCCTCCAGCTGCCGGGGTCCTGGAGGGCGCCCTGGACGGCGTGGATCTCGTGGCGCTCGAGGCGGGCCGCGCCCGCGTCGGTGCGCGTGAGGCCGAGGACGTGGTGGCCGCGGCGGCGGAGCGCCGTCGCGACGCGGAATCCGATGTGGCCGGTGGCGCCGGTGACGAAGATCTTCATGCCGGGGATTATCCTTCTCCCCTCATGGACGAGCGGGACGATTCGACCGGGGGGCTCGCGGGGATCGCCCGGTCGCTCGGGATCCCGAACGCGCGGCGGCACATCTTCCTGTGCTCGGACCCCGCGAAGCCGAAGTGCTGCGACCGGGACCGCGGCGTCGCCGCGTGGGACTACCTCAAGGCGCGCCTCAGGGAGCTCGGCCTCGCGGACTCGGGCGAAGTTCTCCGGACGCGGGCGAACTGCCTGCGCGTCTGCGCGGGCGGCCCGATCGCCGTCGTCTATCCCGAGGGGACGTGGTACCGGGACTGCGACCCGCCGGTCCTCGAGCGGATCATCACGGAGCACCTCGTGGGCGGCAGGCCCGTGGCCGAATACGTGATCGTGGAGCACGCGCTGCCCGGCGGCGAGGGAACTTGAGCTCCACCCCCTTCGACCCGGGCCCCGGCTTCGTCGACGACCTCTACGCGCGTCTCCTGATCGACGACGCATGGGCGCTCCGGGACGAGCGTTCGTTCTCCTGGTGGCCGCACCGGGTCGTGCAGCGCGTCCACGCCGAGGAGCCGGTCGGCGAGGGCGAGGGTGCGGCGAGCCGCGTGCACGTCGAGACGGATGTCCTCTTCGCGGACGCCGTCACGGTCCGGCAGGCGGCCGTCCTCGCGGACCTGCTGCGCTATCCGCCGCTTGCGTCCTTCGTGGTCGACCGCGAGGACGGCGTGGTCCGGCTCTGGTCTGCGGCCCTCGTCACGAAGGAGACGGCGCCCGTCGCGCTCGGCTTCCTCTCGGCGTCGGCGGCCCTTCAGGCGATCTATGCCGAGGGCGGGCGCGAGGGGCTGGAGGACGAGCTCGGCCTGCCCGCCGCCGCGAGCGAGCATCCGAAGTCCGGCTCGCGTCCGCACCCGGACGGAATGCTCGACCTGCTCTCGGCGCGGATCGCCCCCGAGGGCAAGCACCTCTCCCGGTTCACGGACCCCGCCGACTGGCATGCCGCCGCGGACGCGCTCGGTCCGTTCGGCGCGCGCGCGGAAGCCTCGCCGCGGGGGCTGGACGCCCGGCTGCCGTTCCTCGACCCGCTCGAGGGCACGCATCCGCTCGGCCCACGACTCTCGGCGCTCCTGCAGGCGCGGCACTCCGAGCGCCACCCGGAGATGGGGACGGGCGTCTTCATCCGCCTCTTCCTGCCCGCCGACGCCGCTCCTGCGACGCCCGACGTCGCCCTGAACCTCAACCTGAAGGAGCGCGAGATGCCGTTCGCGATCGACGCGACGGGCGCCTGGACGATCGAGTCGCCCGAGGCGAGCTTCGAGTTCGGGACTCTCGCCGGTGCCCCGCGGCTCTGTTACGTGAGGTTCGTCCCGAACGCGCTCCACCTGCCGGGGCTCCTGCCGGCCCTCGCGGCCGACATGGCGCGCCGCGCGGACGCGGCGCGCGAGCACCTGCACGAGGTCATTTCGCCGGAGTGAACTTCAGGGCCGTCCCGTTCATGCAGTAACGGAGGCCGGTCGGCTTCGGCCCGTCGGGGAAGACGTGGCCGAGGTGCGCGTCGCAGCGGCGGCAGAGGACCTCCGTGCGGACCGTGAAGAAGGTGTTGTCGCTCTCTTCGCGGACGGCGCCCTTCGCGATGGGCTGCCAGAAGCTCGGCCAGCCCGTCCCGGACTCGAACTTCGTTTCCGAGTCGAAGAGCGGGAGATCGCAGCACACGCACGAGTAGGTGCCCCTGGCGTGGTTGTCCCAGTTCGGGCCCGTGAACGCGCGCTCGGTGCCCTTCTTACGCGTGACGTTGTACTGCGCGGGCGTCAGGATCTTCTTCCACTCCTCGTCGGTCTTGATCACGCGGTCGTGTGAGGCGGCGGGCGACGCGGACGCGGTCATCGGAGCTCCTTTGGATGAGGGCTCGGGGCCGGCCACGAGGAGGGCGCCGGCGGCGAGGATGGGGAGGGTCGCGGCGAGGACGAGGCGGCGGCGGTGCATGTCCACAACTACGTTAGTCGGTTCGGACCCGGATTATTCCCTCTGGAGCGCTGCCGCGGCGTCCCTCAGGTCGTCGAGCGCCATGCGGACCCGGTCGGCGTGCGTCCTGAAGCTCAGGATGCACATCCGGAGCGCGAATGCGTCCCCGAGGAGAGTCCCGGTCAGGAGGACGCGTTGGCGGGCGTTCACGCGCGCCATGAGGTCGCGGCTCAGGCGGTTCGAATCCGCGAGGGACGCGCCCGGCGGCGCAAGGCGGAAGGCGAAGAGGGAGAGCTGCGGCTCGGCGACGATGGCCACGCCGGGGATCTCCCGCACGGCGTCGACGGCCACCCGCGCCAGGTCCAGCTTCTCGTCCAGCGAGGCGCGAAACGCCGCGAGGCCGCAAAGCTTGATTGCGAGCCACACGGGGAGGCCGCGGAAGTTGCGCGAGAGTTCGGTCGAGATCTCGCAGAAGTCGACGCTGTCGGGGTCTTCCTGCATGCCGGGCATGTAGTGGGCCTGGACGCTGTGCGAGCGGCGGAGCGCGCCCGGGTCCTTCACGAGGAGGCACCCCGAGCCGTAGGGCATGAAGAGGCCCTTGTGGGGGTCGAGGACGATCGAGTCGGCGCGCGAGAGGCCCGTGAGCGCCCCGCGGCCGCGCTCCGTCAGCGCGAAGAACCCGCCGTACGCGGCGTCGGCGTGCAGCCACAGGGACTCCTTCGCCGCGAAGTCCGCGAGGGCGTCGAGGTCGTCCACCGCGCCCGTGTTCGTCGTACCCGCGCTCGCGACGAGGAGGAACGGCGTGAAGCCCGCAGCGCGGTCCTCGGCCACCCGGCCGGCGAGCGCGTCGAGGCGCATCCGGAACGCGCCGTCGGACGGAATCTCGCGCAGGTTCGCCGTCGGGAAGCCCGCGAGGAGCGCGGCCTTCCGAACGCAGTGGTGGCCCTGGTCGGAGACGTAGAGCGTGCCCTTCAGAAAGTTCTCGGGCAGCTTCTCGTGGCGGGCCGCGACGACGGCGGAGAAGTTCGCGAGCGATCCGCCGGACGTCAGGAACCCGCCGGCGCTCCCCGGGTAACCCACGGCGCGCGCGAACCAGCGGATCACGTTCGTCTCGAGCTGGACGAGCGCGGGGGCGGGCGCGAAGACGCCCGTGTAACGGTTCACGGAAGCGGAGATGAGGTCCGCGGCCGCGGCGTAGGGCTGCCCGCCGCCGGGGATGTACGCCAGAAAGCCGGGCCCCGCGTTGTTGAAGCTCGCGGGAATCGCCTTCTCGAACAGAAGATCCAGCAGCGGGCCGGCTGCGGTTCCCTGCTCGGGAGCCTCTCGTTCGATCAGCGATCGGGAAAGCGCGCCGGCCCCGGCGGTGCCGTCTGCCGGCTGTGCCGGGAGCGAGTTGACGTGGGCGACGACGCGCCGGACGGCGTCGTCGAGAAGCGCCCGCAGCTGCTCTTCCGACGGCTCGAGAGGGAGTCCCACGAGGTCAGGCGCCGAGGCGCGCTCCGATGTGCGCGGCGAGGTCCGCCGCCACCGCGTCGACGAGCACGGCGTCGCTGCCCTCGACCATCACGCGCGCGAGCGCCTCGGTGCCCGAGTAGCGCAGGAGGATGCGGCCGACGCCCGACATCCTCGCCTCGGCCGCGCGCCACAGCGGCGCGAAGCCCGGGATCTCGTCGAACGGCACGCGCTCCTTGACCTTCACGTTTCGGAGGACCTGCGGCGTGTGGGCGAAGCGGGGCTGTGCGGAGAGCTTCATGCCCGAGGCCGCGACGAGCGCCGCGAGATGCAGGCCCGTGAGCGTGCCGTCGCCCGTCGTCGTGAGGTCGGCGCGGATGAGGTGCCCGGACTGCTCGCCGCCGAGAAGCGCGCCGGATCTCTCCATCTCCTCGACGACGTAGCGGTCGCCGACGGTCGCGCGAAGCAGCACGACGCCGCGTTCCTTCAGCGCCTTCTCGAGCCCCCAGTTCGACATCACGGTGCCGACGACGGAGTCGGGCCGCTTGCCCTCGCGCTCCATCTCGAGCGTCCAGAGGAAGAGCACGTCGTCTCCGTCGAGGAGCGTCCCCGCATCGTCCGCGACGATGATCCGGTCGGCGTCTCCGTCGAGCGCGATTCCGAGGTCGGCGCCGGCGACGCGCACGGCGTCGCGCATCTCACCGGGGTGGAGCGCCCCGCAGGCCTCGTTGATGTTCTTCCCGTCCGGATAGACGTTCCGGGCGATGACGGTCGCGCCAGCGGCTGCGAAGGCGGCGGGCGCCGCCTCGAACGCGGCGCCGTTCGCAGCGTCGATCACGACCTTCAGGCCGTCGAGACGGTGGGGAAGCGTCGAGACGAGATGGTCCACGTACGCCCGGCCGAGGTCCGGCTCGACGGCGGCGGGCGCGGGCGGCGCGGGCGCCGCCGACTCGAGGAGAAGCTCGATCTCGAGCTCGACCTCGTCGGGAAGCTTGCGGCCGAGTCCCGAGAAGATCTTCACGCCGTTGTCCGTCCACGGGTTGTGCGAGGCCGAGACGACGACGCCGGCGTCGGCGCCGAGCTCCTTTGCGAGGAACGCGACGGCAGGCGTCGGGACGACGCCCGCGAACCGCACGAGGCCTCCGGCCCTCGTGAGGCCGCCAGTCAGGGCCCGGACGATGGCGCCCGAGGACTCGCGCGTGTCGCAGCCCACGACGACGGTGGGGTTCGCGTGGCCGAGCGACGCCGCGAGGGCGGCGCCGACGCGCGAGACCGTCGCGGCGTCCAGCGGCGGCTCGCCCGCCTTCCCGCGGATGCCGTCGGTGCCGAAGAATTTGCGCATTCGAATCCGATGTTACGTGAGCGGCGGGCGTCCCGCGCGTCCCAGCGTCGCGAGGAAACGCAGCGTCTCGCCGGCGTCGTGGACGCGCACGAGAATCGGCCGCTTCCGCGCCGCTTCCGCGCAGACGGCCACGGCCGCGAGCGACTCTGGAAGGCGGTCCGAAACGGGCGCCCCTGCGACGGTCCCGAGAAACGCCTTGCGCGACGCGCCGACGACGAGCGCCACGCCCGGCGGCGCGAGCCGGTCGAGCGCGCCGAGGAGCGCGAAGTTCTGCTCCGGCGTCTTGCCGAAACCGAGGCCGGGGTCGAGGAAGAGATTCTCTGCTGGGATTCGGAAGGAGAGCGCGCGCTCACGGGTGGCGCGAAGATCTTCCGCCACTTCATGGGTCACGTTCTGGAAAGAAGATTCTTCGAAGGTGGAAGAGGGGGTTCCACGGCAGTGGTTGACGACCAGGGCCGCGCCGCGGGCGGCGACGAGCGAGAGCATTTCGTCGGGGATGTCGAGGCCTGTGACGATGTTCACCATGTCGGCGCCCGCGTCGAGCGCCGCCCGCGCCACTTCCACGCGCCGCGTGTCCACAGAGAGAGGGAAAGACGGGAGATTTCTTCGAAGGTAAGAGAGAACGGGGAGCACCCTGCCCAATTCACCTTCTAAGAAAACCTCCGTAGCCCCCGCTCCGTAGGTTGCCCCTCTGGGCCGCGTGCTCTCTCCTCCGATGTCGAGAATCGCGGCACCCAGCTGGGCGAACCGCATGCCTTCTTCGCCGGCCGCCTCCGCGCTCGCGAAGCGTCCGCCGTCGCTGAAGGAGTCGGGAGTGACGTTCAGGATCGCCATGACGCCCGGAAGGGCCCCGAGCGCGAGCTCGCGGCCCTCCGGAAGCGTCAGATGGAACGTCACCTCAGGCAGGGACCGGAATCAGTCCCCCGGCCGGTGCGGCGCCCTCGTCCGTCTGCGCGACGGTGGCGGGCGCGGTGGGCTTCGGCGGCTCGGGTTTCACGGGCGGCCTTTTCGCGACCTCGTGTCCCGTGACGCGCTTGATGATCGCGTAGATCTCCTCGCCGTCCAGGGACTCCTTCTCGAGGAGCACTTTCGCGATCTCCTCGAGCGCGGCGCGGTGCTCGACGATGATCTTCTTCCCGCGCGCGTACGAGGTCGTCACGATGCGGTTGACCTCGTCGTCGATCTTCCGCGCGGTGTCCTCGGAGTAGTCGGGCTGGCGCGAGAAGTCGCGGCCGAGGAAGACCTCGCCCTCGGGCCGGCCGAAGGACATCGGGCCCAGCTCGCTCATGCCCCACTCGCACACCATGCGGCGCGCCATCTCGGTGGCCTTCTCGAAGTCGTTCGAGGCGCCGGTCGTGATCCGGCCGATGCAGACTTCCTCGGCGAGGCGGCCGCCCATCATGACGGCGAGCTCGGCCTCGATGTACTCCTTCGAGTACGTGTACTTGTCCTCGAGCGGCAGCTGCTGCGTGAGGCCCAGCGCGCGGCCGCGCGGGATGATCGTGACCTTGTGGAGCGGGTCCGTGTGCTCCTCGAACGAGGCGATGAGCGCGTGGCCGCCCTCGTGGAAGGCCGTGACGCGCTTCTCGTCGTCCGACATGACCATGGACTTCCGCTCGGCGCCCATGAGGACCTTGTCCTTCGCGTAGTTGAAGTCGACCATGTCGACCTTTTTCTTGTCGACGCGTGCGGCCGCTAGCGCGGCCTCGTTCACGAGGTTCGCGAGGTCGGCTCCGGCGAAGCCGGGCGTGCCGCGCGCCACGACCGAGAGGTCGACGTCGTCGGACATCGGGATCGTGCGCGTGTGGACCTTGAGGATGCCCTCGCGGCCCTTGACGTCCGGACGGTCCACGACGACGCGGCGGTCGAAGCGGCCGGGGCGGAGAAGCGCCGGGTCGAGGACGTCGGGGCGGTTCGTGGCCGCGACGAGGATGACCCCGTCGTTGCCCTCGAATCCGTCCATCTCGACGAGGAGCGCGTTCAGCGTCTGCTCGCGCTCGTCGTGCCCGCCGCCGAGGCCCGCGCCGCGGTGCCGGCCGACGGCGTCGATCTCGTCGATGAAGATGATGCACGGAGCGTTCTTCTTGCCCTGCTCGAAGAGGTCGCGGACGCGCGACGCGCCCACGCCCACGAACATCTCGACGAAGTCGGAGCCGGAGATCGAGAAGAACGGCACGTTCGCCTCGCCCGCGACCGCGCGCGCGAGGAGCGTTTTGCCGGTGCCCGGGGGGCCCATCATGATGACGCCCTTCGGGATCTTGCCGCCGAGCTTCTGGAACTTCGCGGGCTCCTTCAGGAAGTCGATGATCTCGGAGAGCTCTTCCTTGGCCTCTTCGCAGCCCGCGACGTCCTTGAACGTGACCTTCTTCTGGTTCGGCGTCAGCATCTTCGCGCGCGACTTTCCGAACTGCATCGCGCGGTTTCCGCCCGTCTGCATCTGCCGCATGATGAAGATCCACAGGCCGATCAGGAACAGGATGGGGGCCCACTGCAGGAGGATCACGAGGAACGAGCCTTCGCGCGGCTCCTCCGCCGTGATCTTCACGTTCGCCTTCATGAGGTCGGCCGTGAGGTCGTTGTAGGCCGGGGCGTAGGCGCGCACGCCGGGCTCGCGGCCCTCCACGGCGCCCTTCTTGAACCCGCGGATCTCCTGTCCGCGGATCGTGACCTTTTCGACGTCGCCCTTCTTCACCATCTCCATGAATTCGGTGAAGGAGACGGTGGCCGTGTTCGTGCGGCCGACGTCGACGACGCGGAACAGGAGGAGGATCACCACGAGGATGACCATCCACAGCAGGATGTTCTTGACGGTTGTGTTCACCTTGAAATGCCCTCGGCTTCCTTACTGAACGTCAGACGGGCTCACGCGGTTCAGGGGCGCGTGCGCCGGGCGATCTCGCCGCTCGTCTCGAACGGCGATTCCCCCTCGGTCCGGACCTGGGCGATGAAGGGGAGGTTGCCCCCTTCCCGCTGGTACTCCATGCCGTATCCGACGAGGACCCCTTCCTCGGACGGGAACAGCACGTAGTCGGCGAGAAGCGAGCTTTTGCGTTCCTGCGGACGATCCACCACGCAGGCGAAACGCAGGGAACGGGGGTTTTCTTCCCGGAGCTGGCTGAGCAGCCAGGTTTCGACGACTCCGCTGCGGATGACGTCCTTGAGGACGATCAGGTGCGAGTCCCTGACGTCGAAGGGCGCGAGGAAGTGGTAGTTGACGACCTTCTCGGCCTCCCCGTCGCGCAGCACGTCGATGTACTCGCAGCGGACGGGACGCGGCACCGCCCGGGCGAGGTCGGCCACGAAGAACCCGGCGCCCTTCAGGATGGCGATGAGGACGATGGGGCCGTTCGGGTAATCGTGGGCGATCCGCCGCCCGACGTCCGCCACACGCCGCGCGATGTCGGCCGGACCGTACCGTTCGTCGAAGGCGATGGCCACCGAGGGAAGTCTATCAAGGGCTCTTCTTCGAGGGTGAAAGGCGGACGAAGCGCGGGCTCGCGGTGAGGCGATGGCCCGCAAACGTCTCGTGGAAAACGGGATCGCGGCGCAGGCGAAGCAGCACCTTCTCGATCTGCTTGCGGCCGGGGGGGCGGCCGGCGCCGATCGCGCCGGCCGCCCGGAGGAGAAGACGTGCCGCCTCGCCGTCGGTGAGCCGCGTGAAGAAGCTCCTCGGCCAATTACCTTTCAAAGAAATCTTTTCTTCTCCGAGCATCCTGTCGACCCTCCGGTCGAGCGCGTCGAGGCGCTCCGAGTACGCCTCGCCCGCCCGCGCCAGCCGCTGCGTCGCGCCCGGCATGCGCCGCTCGAGGCCCGGCAGCACGGTGCGGCGGACGCGGTTGCGCGCGAAACCTTCGTTCGCGTTCGTCTCGTCCTCGCGCCACGGGACGCCCCGGCCTTCGAGATACGCGCGCAGCTCGGAGCGCGAGAAGGGGAGAAGGGGCCGCACGACGCCGTCGGGTCGGCTGGCGCGGATTCCGCCGCGCCCGCGGCCGAGCCTGCGTTCGAGGTGGAGGAGGACGGTCTCGGCCTGGTCGTCGCGCGTGTGCCCGGTGAGGACGGCGGCCTCCATCTCGCCCGCCACGGACAGCAGCGCGCGGTACCGCAGCCGTCGCGCGGCGGACTCGACGCTTTCGCCCTTCTTCTTCTGCGCCGGGACGTCCACGGACAGGAAGCCGTACGGCACGCCGAGGCGCGCGGCCAGCTCCGCGCAGAACCGCGCGTCGGCGAGCCCGGCCTCGCCGCGGAGGCCGTGGGCGACGTGCAACGCCACGACGGGGATCCCTAGCGGGAGGGCCCAGCCGTGGACGAGGAGGAGAAGCGCCGTCGAGTCGCCGCCGCCCGAGCAGGCGACGGCGAGCACGTCCGCCCTTTCGAGGAGGCCGGTTTCCGCAAGGTGCCGGGCGAAGCGGTCGGGGAGGGTCTCGGCCATGCTGCGCTATCATCCGCCCCTCGCCCGGGCCCCGGGAACGATCAGGGGCGGCGTAGCTCAGATGGCCAGAGCAGGGGTCTCATAAGCCCTTTGTCGGCGGTTCGATTCCGCCCGCCGCCACCACTTCCGGGGGGGGGGGGGGCGGCGGCGGGCCGGGCCCGGGGGGCCGGGGGGAGGGCGGGGGGGGAGCGTTCGGGGGCGTGTGGTTGGGCACCGCCGCCGCCGTATGATTCCACCGTGCGGCGGAAAGAAACCGAGGAAGACGCCAAGTCCCCGTACCTCTTCTGCGAGAAGTGCGAGCAGATGTACGAGCGCGCGCTGATCGCGGAGTGCCCGTATTGCGAGAAGCGGTTCTGCCGCTCGTGCGCGGTTCGCTCCGGCCAGCAGCAGTTCTGCGGCAAGGCCTGCGCGAAGAACTGGTTCTTCGCGGACGAGGAGGAAGAGTCCGAGGACGCCGTGGAACGCGGGGAGCTCGACAAGGGAGACGTCTAGATCCGCGCCTTCGTCGCCGTGCCTGTCGGGGACGCGGCCCTCCGGGAGGCCCTCTCGAGGCCGCGCGCCTCTCTTTCGGGGTCGCGCGACCTGCGCTGGGTGCAGGGCGAGCAGCTCCACCTGACGCTGAGGTTCTTCGCCGATCTCCCGCCCGCCCTCGCGGACCCGGTTGCCGAGGCCGCGAGGGCGGCGTGCGCGGCGGCCGCCCCGTTCGACCTCGAGGTGCGCGGCCTCGGGCGTTTCCCGCCGCACGGCCCGCTGCGCGTCGTCTGGGCCGGGCTTGGCGACGGGCGCGATCCGCTCGTCGCGCTCGCGTTGGCGCTGGCGCGCGAGCTCGAGACGCGGGGGTTTCCGGCGGAGGAACGCCCGTTCGCGCCGCACCTGACGCTCGCTCGTGCGCGGGACCCGCGCGGCTCGAAGGAGAACGCCAGGGCCGTGGCCGCGCTCGCGCCGTCCGTGGGCGCGCTCGGGACGCAGAGGGTGGACGCCCTCGTCCTCTACCGGAGCGACCTCGGCGCGGGACCGCCCGTCCACACGCCGCTTGGACGGTTCCCGCTCACCGGGTCGTTGCGCCCCGGCCCGTGACGCGGTAGACCCTCGGCCATGGACGCCCGCACATCCCTTCTGACCGCTCTCGCTCGCGCCTACGACGGCCGTTCCTGGCACGGCCCGAACCTCCTCGGCTCGATCCGGGGCCTCACGCCGGAGGAGGCGTTCTATCGCCCCGGACGCGGGCGTCACACCGTCTACGACCTCGTCCTCCACGCGGCGTACTGGAAGTACGTCACGCGGCGGCGGCTCACCGGCGAGAAACGCGGCTCCTTCCCCTTGAAGGGCTCGAATTTCTTTCCCGAGCCCGCGGTAAAGGCCGCCCCGGCCGTCCTCGGGGCCAGAGCCGTCCTCGAGGAGGCGCACCGCGCCCTCGTCGCGGCCGTCGAGGCGCTGCCCGACGAGGTCTTCGGGGAGAAGCGCGGCTCCTGGACGGCCGAGGAGATGATCGCGGGCGTCGCCGCCCACGACCTCTACCACGCGGGCCAGATTCAGCTCGTGAAGAAGTTCTTCGCGGAAAGGGGAAAGCGGTGAGCGACCTCTCGTACCCGGTCGGGAAGTTCAAGTGGGAGGGCGCCGGCACGGCGGCGGATCGCGCGCGGCGGATCGACGAGATCGCCGCGGTGCCCGCCGCGCTGCGCGCGGCGATTGCGGGTCTCACCGCCGAGCAACTCGACACGCCTTACCGGCCCGGCGGCTGGAGCGTCCGGCAGGTCGTCCACCACGTGCCGGACAGCCACATGAACGCCTACGTGCGCTTCAAGCTCGCAGTCACGGAGAACACGCCGACGGTCAAGCCGTACGACGAGGCGGCCTGGGCCGAGCTCGCCGACGTGAAGACGGTCCCCGTCGCGACATCCCTCGCGCTCCTCGAGGCCCTGCACGAGCGGTGGGTCGCTTTCCTGCGGTCGCTCGACGGGTCCGACTGGTCGCGGACGTTTCGCCATCCGGAACTCGGCGTCGTGCTGCTCGAGAAGAATCTCGCGCTCTACGCGTGGCACGGGCGCCACCACGTGGCGCACGTGACGGCGTTGCGCGCGCGGATGGGCTGGTAGCGGACGGCGCGGCCTACGGCCGCGCGTACTGGTCGATGATCCGCGCGATCGCGCGGCGGCAGACGGGGCAGAAGCCCACGTTGTCGCGCGTGAACATGATGCAGTCGGCCGAGGAGCGGTAGAGGCCCTTCGCCTCGTACGCGGCACCCTCGAACGCGCCCACCTTGCCGGACCACTTCATGGAGCCGAGGAGGGCCGTCTCCTCCTTCGCTTCCTCGCGAAACAGCTCGTCGAGGGCCGAGGGTGGCTTGCCGGCGGCGACGATCGCGCGGCGCGTCTTCTGGATCTCGCGGCTCCGCTTCTCGAACGTCTCCTTCTCCCACGGGGTCGGCAGCGGCGTCCCGGCCTCGACGAGGTCCGCCCACTTCAGCTTCTTCGCGTCCTTCAGCGCCGTGACGTTCGGCTCCCACGGCTCCGGCTTGTCGGCCGCACCGGTCTCGTACGCGACGTCGGACGTGTAGTACTCGTCGGCGAGCGCCGCGAAGTGGTGGCCGAACTCGTGGACGAACAGGTACTCGGCCCACGACGAGTCGACGGCTGCCGTCGCCTGGTGATTGAAGATCCCGCCGCCTCCGTAGCGCGCGTCGTTCACGAGGATCTCGAGGAAGTCGTACGGCGCCGCTGCGGCCGCCTCGCGCAGGGCGCGGTCGTCGTACGTGAGGACGTAGCGCTCCGAGCCGAAGATCCCGTACTGCGCCGAGAGCGGCGTGCGCCGGAAGATCTTCGAGTCGGGCCGGAAGACTCCCGTTTCGGCCGACGGGAGGTCGAG
Coding sequences within it:
- the bstA gene encoding bacillithiol transferase BstA; its protein translation is MSDLSYPVGKFKWEGAGTAADRARRIDEIAAVPAALRAAIAGLTAEQLDTPYRPGGWSVRQVVHHVPDSHMNAYVRFKLAVTENTPTVKPYDEAAWAELADVKTVPVATSLALLEALHERWVAFLRSLDGSDWSRTFRHPELGVVLLEKNLALYAWHGRHHVAHVTALRARMGW
- the ftsH gene encoding ATP-dependent zinc metalloprotease FtsH; amino-acid sequence: MVILVVILLLFRVVDVGRTNTATVSFTEFMEMVKKGDVEKVTIRGQEIRGFKKGAVEGREPGVRAYAPAYNDLTADLMKANVKITAEEPREGSFLVILLQWAPILFLIGLWIFIMRQMQTGGNRAMQFGKSRAKMLTPNQKKVTFKDVAGCEEAKEELSEIIDFLKEPAKFQKLGGKIPKGVIMMGPPGTGKTLLARAVAGEANVPFFSISGSDFVEMFVGVGASRVRDLFEQGKKNAPCIIFIDEIDAVGRHRGAGLGGGHDEREQTLNALLVEMDGFEGNDGVILVAATNRPDVLDPALLRPGRFDRRVVVDRPDVKGREGILKVHTRTIPMSDDVDLSVVARGTPGFAGADLANLVNEAALAAARVDKKKVDMVDFNYAKDKVLMGAERKSMVMSDDEKRVTAFHEGGHALIASFEEHTDPLHKVTIIPRGRALGLTQQLPLEDKYTYSKEYIEAELAVMMGGRLAEEVCIGRITTGASNDFEKATEMARRMVCEWGMSELGPMSFGRPEGEVFLGRDFSRQPDYSEDTARKIDDEVNRIVTTSYARGKKIIVEHRAALEEIAKVLLEKESLDGEEIYAIIKRVTGHEVAKRPPVKPEPPKPTAPATVAQTDEGAAPAGGLIPVPA
- a CDS encoding DinB family protein, translating into MDARTSLLTALARAYDGRSWHGPNLLGSIRGLTPEEAFYRPGRGRHTVYDLVLHAAYWKYVTRRRLTGEKRGSFPLKGSNFFPEPAVKAAPAVLGARAVLEEAHRALVAAVEALPDEVFGEKRGSWTAEEMIAGVAAHDLYHAGQIQLVKKFFAERGKR
- the tilS gene encoding tRNA lysidine(34) synthetase TilS: MAETLPDRFARHLAETGLLERADVLAVACSGGGDSTALLLLVHGWALPLGIPVVALHVAHGLRGEAGLADARFCAELAARLGVPYGFLSVDVPAQKKKGESVESAARRLRYRALLSVAGEMEAAVLTGHTRDDQAETVLLHLERRLGRGRGGIRASRPDGVVRPLLPFSRSELRAYLEGRGVPWREDETNANEGFARNRVRRTVLPGLERRMPGATQRLARAGEAYSERLDALDRRVDRMLGEEKISLKGNWPRSFFTRLTDGEAARLLLRAAGAIGAGRPPGRKQIEKVLLRLRRDPVFHETFAGHRLTASPRFVRLSPSKKSP
- the folP gene encoding dihydropteroate synthase; translated protein: MTFHLTLPEGRELALGALPGVMAILNVTPDSFSDGGRFASAEAAGEEGMRFAQLGAAILDIGGESTRPRGATYGAGATEVFLEGELGRVLPVLSYLRRNLPSFPLSVDTRRVEVARAALDAGADMVNIVTGLDIPDEMLSLVAARGAALVVNHCRGTPSSTFEESSFQNVTHEVAEDLRATRERALSFRIPAENLFLDPGLGFGKTPEQNFALLGALDRLAPPGVALVVGASRKAFLGTVAGAPVSDRLPESLAAVAVCAEAARKRPILVRVHDAGETLRFLATLGRAGRPPLT
- the thpR gene encoding RNA 2',3'-cyclic phosphodiesterase, whose amino-acid sequence is MPVGDAALREALSRPRASLSGSRDLRWVQGEQLHLTLRFFADLPPALADPVAEAARAACAAAAPFDLEVRGLGRFPPHGPLRVVWAGLGDGRDPLVALALALARELETRGFPAEERPFAPHLTLARARDPRGSKENARAVAALAPSVGALGTQRVDALVLYRSDLGAGPPVHTPLGRFPLTGSLRPGP